The following are encoded together in the Bradymonas sediminis genome:
- the fghA gene encoding S-formylglutathione hydrolase — MSINIVSDWKSFGGRQQVVEHESKACGGTMKFGIFLPPGDGPHPVLYFLSGLTCSWQNVTEKGGFQRLAAELGVAVVAPDTSPRGEDVHDTPDRWDLGKGAGFYVNATAEPWSKHYQMYDYIVEELPQVLADNFPVDLSRQSITGHSMGGLGALVIGLRNPEQYRAISAFSPIVAPSEVQWGQDALGAYLQSEDEWAAYDPTKLVAKYAQKDREILIDQGKADNFLEPQLRPQRFADACKAAGQPLNLRLHEGYDHSYYFISTFLGEHLEFHARALRG; from the coding sequence ATGTCCATTAATATTGTTTCGGATTGGAAGAGCTTTGGTGGTCGTCAACAGGTCGTAGAGCACGAGTCGAAAGCCTGCGGCGGCACGATGAAGTTCGGGATCTTTTTGCCCCCGGGCGACGGTCCCCACCCCGTGCTCTATTTCCTCTCCGGGCTGACATGCTCCTGGCAAAACGTCACCGAAAAGGGCGGCTTTCAGCGCCTGGCCGCCGAATTGGGCGTCGCGGTTGTCGCCCCCGACACCAGCCCTCGCGGCGAAGATGTCCACGACACCCCAGACCGCTGGGACCTCGGAAAGGGCGCCGGCTTCTACGTCAACGCCACGGCCGAACCCTGGTCGAAGCACTACCAAATGTACGATTATATCGTCGAAGAGCTCCCCCAGGTCCTCGCCGACAACTTCCCGGTCGACCTGTCGCGCCAATCCATCACCGGCCACTCGATGGGCGGACTCGGCGCCCTGGTCATCGGCCTGAGAAACCCGGAGCAATACCGCGCGATCTCGGCCTTCTCTCCGATTGTAGCCCCCTCCGAAGTCCAGTGGGGCCAGGACGCGCTCGGCGCATACCTACAATCCGAGGACGAATGGGCGGCCTACGACCCGACCAAACTCGTCGCGAAATACGCACAAAAAGACCGCGAGATCCTCATCGACCAGGGAAAAGCCGACAACTTCCTGGAACCCCAATTGCGCCCGCAGCGCTTCGCCGACGCCTGCAAGGCCGCCGGCCAACCGCTCAACCTTCGCCTGCATGAGGGTTATGACCACAGCTATTATTTCATCTCGACATTCCTCGGCGAGCACCTCGAGTTCCACGCCCGGGCCCTGCGCGGGTGA
- the hpf gene encoding ribosome hibernation-promoting factor, HPF/YfiA family, whose translation MNANVSFRHMESSSSLREYAESKLARTCDKYVQGKVDATAVMSVEKHWHIADFTLYIKGFTVKAKERSEDMYSSIDLALDKIEKQLRRHKDRLKDRQQRSTGHSRLFRMGVVAPLDNDGDFEDSDFAEDYELYPAPEEPSEVAVDGTDGAVEVEVEGGSTVKVLRNQEYSAQPMSLEEAVVQLDLLSDREFYIFTNAESQNINIVYKRHDGNVGLIETA comes from the coding sequence ATGAATGCCAATGTCTCTTTTCGGCACATGGAATCGTCGAGTTCGCTGCGCGAATATGCTGAGAGTAAGCTTGCGCGCACCTGTGATAAATACGTCCAGGGCAAAGTCGATGCCACCGCCGTGATGAGTGTTGAAAAGCACTGGCATATCGCCGATTTCACCCTGTATATCAAAGGGTTCACGGTGAAGGCGAAAGAGCGAAGCGAGGATATGTACAGCTCCATCGACCTCGCGTTGGACAAGATCGAGAAGCAGCTGCGTCGCCACAAGGATCGCCTCAAGGACCGTCAGCAGCGCAGCACCGGGCACTCGCGCCTGTTCCGCATGGGCGTCGTTGCCCCGCTGGATAACGACGGAGATTTCGAGGACTCGGATTTCGCCGAGGACTACGAGCTGTACCCGGCCCCCGAAGAGCCGAGCGAAGTGGCGGTCGACGGCACCGATGGCGCCGTGGAGGTCGAGGTCGAGGGCGGCAGCACCGTGAAGGTCCTGCGCAACCAGGAGTACTCGGCTCAGCCGATGTCCCTCGAAGAAGCGGTCGTGCAGCTCGACCTGCTCTCGGATCGTGAGTTCTATATCTTCACGAACGCAGAGAGCCAGAACATCAACATCGTTTATAAGCGTCACGACGGTAATGTCGGTTTGATCGAAACCGCTTAA
- a CDS encoding Gfo/Idh/MocA family protein, producing the protein MAKLKVGIVGAGSISELHAKGYEGDPRAEIVAVCDLDEDRAIHKSLAWGARSYYTDFAEMLRDPEIDAVEILSPHHLHASQAIAALRAGKHVCVERPIGLTHDEANQVVRQARESGKILQVYEPCLFYKPLLDARNLIDAGEIGRPTNIRISANIGKATSGVWAFEEDASEMWRFDPKMSGGSPMLFDVGYQSFCISLFLIGTVDKVDVWRGETEVGQGRLLDAPSVAMWKHYQQDCFGSLHLNYAPERRLRTDYHPLEMHITVGGTRGDIHIIRSSDPTQLESPVELRRDSRKVFYGQKSTAFEDSFVRATRNFIGACLGECEPLLGGQEAQQLLMLTRAYHESSRRGRAVLLEHG; encoded by the coding sequence ATGGCAAAGTTGAAAGTCGGCATCGTGGGAGCGGGAAGCATCTCCGAACTGCACGCGAAGGGTTATGAAGGTGATCCGCGCGCAGAAATCGTCGCGGTATGTGATCTCGATGAGGATCGGGCGATTCATAAATCGCTGGCCTGGGGCGCACGCTCCTATTATACCGATTTCGCCGAGATGCTGCGGGATCCAGAGATCGACGCGGTCGAGATTCTAAGCCCGCATCATTTACACGCCAGTCAGGCGATCGCGGCGCTGCGCGCCGGCAAGCATGTGTGCGTGGAGCGCCCCATCGGGCTGACCCACGACGAGGCGAATCAGGTCGTGCGCCAGGCGCGCGAGTCCGGCAAGATCCTTCAAGTCTACGAGCCCTGCTTATTCTATAAGCCCCTGCTCGACGCGCGAAACCTCATCGACGCCGGTGAGATCGGGCGCCCGACCAATATCCGAATCTCGGCCAATATCGGCAAAGCGACCAGCGGCGTGTGGGCCTTCGAGGAAGACGCCAGCGAGATGTGGCGCTTCGACCCGAAGATGTCCGGCGGCTCGCCGATGCTCTTTGACGTCGGCTACCAGTCGTTTTGTATCTCGCTCTTTTTGATCGGCACCGTCGACAAGGTCGACGTGTGGCGAGGCGAAACCGAGGTCGGCCAGGGCCGGCTGCTCGACGCGCCCAGCGTGGCGATGTGGAAGCATTATCAGCAGGATTGCTTCGGCTCGCTGCACCTGAATTATGCCCCGGAGCGCCGCCTGCGCACCGACTACCACCCGCTGGAGATGCATATCACGGTGGGCGGAACCCGCGGCGATATTCATATCATTCGCAGCTCCGACCCGACCCAATTGGAGTCGCCGGTGGAGCTTCGCCGCGACAGCCGCAAGGTCTTCTACGGCCAGAAATCCACCGCCTTCGAGGATAGCTTTGTGCGCGCGACGCGCAACTTCATCGGGGCGTGCCTGGGCGAATGTGAGCCCCTGCTCGGCGGCCAAGAAGCCCAGCAATTATTGATGCTTACCCGCGCCTATCACGAATCATCGCGCCGCGGCCGTGCGGTCCTCTTAGAGCACGGCTGA
- a CDS encoding diacylglycerol/lipid kinase family protein: protein MPNPLSNFSSKLGASQKDVTSGRPDRASETPLSRTRVVRDPGKCAVFLNARAKGWTGELHHDIQRFVSPQDLFLSDDFRQADRTVDRLLAAGYEAIFTGGGDGTICYLMSAIEKRIRDGKISREEAPPVGVLRMGTGNAIASFVGAGEVSEDLRALRAGAPLVVHEVDMLQGPHVLPDDDGLYPFAGVGWDAEVLNGYEWFKDVVHGTAVENYATGLGGYVASLAHTIPKTMRQEPVHVVIKNTGQRAMQLDVAGNILRRFEPGETIFDGNISVCAAATIPFWGFKIRIFPRAAQYPGLAHLRAYDGSVPWILRNLPNFWKGKFRPEDIYDFLIESVSLTVRGRDMPYQVAGDGVGYASEIEWGVAPSPVRLAVPMR, encoded by the coding sequence GTGCCCAATCCCTTATCGAATTTTTCGTCGAAGCTTGGGGCCTCCCAAAAGGACGTGACGTCCGGGAGGCCCGACCGCGCCAGTGAGACACCGCTCAGCCGGACCCGCGTCGTGCGCGACCCGGGCAAATGCGCGGTGTTTCTCAACGCGCGTGCCAAAGGCTGGACCGGTGAGCTGCACCACGACATCCAACGCTTCGTCTCGCCCCAGGACCTCTTTTTATCCGACGACTTTCGCCAGGCGGATCGCACCGTCGACCGCCTCCTCGCCGCCGGCTATGAGGCGATCTTTACCGGCGGCGGCGACGGCACGATTTGCTATTTGATGTCGGCCATCGAGAAGCGCATTCGCGACGGAAAGATCTCGCGCGAGGAGGCGCCGCCCGTGGGTGTGTTGCGCATGGGCACGGGCAACGCGATCGCGTCCTTTGTGGGCGCGGGCGAGGTCTCGGAAGACCTGCGCGCGCTGCGCGCCGGGGCGCCGTTGGTTGTCCACGAAGTCGATATGCTCCAGGGCCCGCACGTGCTCCCGGACGATGACGGACTCTACCCTTTCGCCGGAGTGGGCTGGGACGCCGAAGTGCTCAACGGCTATGAGTGGTTTAAGGACGTGGTGCATGGCACCGCGGTGGAGAATTACGCCACCGGGTTGGGCGGCTATGTCGCGTCATTGGCGCACACCATCCCAAAAACGATGCGCCAAGAACCGGTGCATGTTGTGATTAAGAATACCGGGCAGCGCGCCATGCAATTGGACGTCGCCGGCAATATTCTTCGACGCTTCGAGCCCGGCGAGACGATTTTTGACGGCAATATCAGCGTCTGCGCGGCGGCGACGATTCCCTTCTGGGGCTTTAAGATTCGTATCTTCCCCCGCGCGGCCCAATATCCGGGCCTCGCCCATCTGCGCGCCTATGACGGTTCGGTGCCATGGATTCTGCGCAATCTGCCGAACTTCTGGAAGGGGAAATTTCGCCCCGAAGACATCTATGATTTCCTGATTGAGAGCGTCAGCCTGACCGTGCGCGGTCGCGATATGCCCTACCAGGTGGCGGGCGACGGCGTCGGCTATGCCAGCGAGATCGAATGGGGCGTCGCGCCCTCGCCGGTGCGATTGGCCGTGCCGATGCGCTGA
- a CDS encoding GatB/YqeY domain-containing protein, which translates to MATTLEQLTNDMKAAMRAREKQKLQTIRSLISSLKNAAISKGDELNEDDILGILSTEAKKRRESLDAYTEAGRPELAEQEAAELEVIQGYLPQPLTDEEAAALVDEVIAQTGATSKGDMGKVMGAVMPKLKGRYDGSKVKNLVMSKL; encoded by the coding sequence ATGGCCACGACACTCGAGCAACTCACCAACGACATGAAAGCCGCGATGCGCGCGCGCGAGAAACAGAAGCTTCAGACCATTCGCTCGCTGATCTCGAGCCTCAAGAACGCCGCGATCAGCAAGGGAGACGAGCTCAACGAGGACGATATCCTCGGCATCCTCTCCACGGAGGCCAAGAAGCGTCGCGAATCACTCGACGCCTACACCGAAGCCGGCCGCCCCGAGCTCGCCGAGCAGGAAGCCGCCGAGTTGGAGGTCATCCAGGGGTACCTTCCCCAGCCGCTCACCGACGAAGAAGCCGCAGCCCTGGTTGACGAGGTCATCGCCCAGACCGGCGCGACCTCCAAAGGCGATATGGGCAAGGTCATGGGCGCGGTGATGCCGAAGCTCAAGGGCCGCTATGACGGCTCCAAGGTCAAAAACCTGGTGATGAGCAAGCTTTGA
- a CDS encoding formylglycine-generating enzyme family protein — protein MSDDSQVICPECETPQPAGVPFCESCGFRIRSQNAAPLGRPMVTGDRVAQARLKASRARADRLVARASAAAAAEAAGARPAAAGSVDAPDEVEDPFAVEDPRSLSAAATTAPVDDNALEASAPNRAPKAAPPARPRRPVQPKAQANTYIEGLKAVDGRGESPQGLRPSDGAAGSDAGGTDTPRARSDAPGRTQHIPNYAGPGVGRRARLPIFVAITLSLTGLAVLSTNYWTSRAHQNAHASAVADLPARVLVEGGAYKRGLDEGVRSFIMQICDRTDNEPDVNCKHNRLFEGEYPQESVSVSSFEIDAGEVTVGAYQDCVDAGKCAAVKYKSCQVWTHQGLQTALRVPRDLQKPEAAQTCVSQAQARDFCAHAGGALPSADQWEKAARGTDARLFPWGNSWSVARANWAEMDLVRTPIVGQLDGFERVAPPGHFPEGKSPAGAYDMAGNAAEWVESKEGEDASARGGSWTSRPFDLRVTHRLKLEPDTARTDVGFRCVYQP, from the coding sequence GTGAGTGACGATAGCCAGGTAATATGCCCCGAGTGCGAAACGCCGCAACCGGCTGGCGTACCGTTTTGTGAGAGCTGCGGGTTTCGCATCCGCTCGCAAAACGCGGCGCCGTTGGGGCGGCCGATGGTCACCGGCGACCGGGTGGCCCAGGCGCGGCTTAAGGCGAGCCGGGCGCGCGCTGATCGACTGGTCGCGCGCGCGAGCGCGGCGGCGGCGGCAGAGGCGGCGGGCGCCCGACCGGCGGCTGCTGGGAGCGTTGACGCGCCGGATGAAGTCGAGGACCCGTTCGCCGTGGAAGACCCTCGCTCGCTTAGCGCGGCCGCGACGACCGCGCCGGTGGATGATAACGCGCTTGAAGCCAGCGCGCCCAACCGCGCCCCGAAAGCCGCGCCGCCCGCGCGCCCCAGGCGCCCGGTGCAACCCAAGGCCCAGGCCAATACCTATATCGAGGGGCTCAAGGCCGTCGACGGACGAGGCGAATCGCCCCAGGGTTTGCGACCAAGCGATGGCGCGGCGGGGTCCGACGCTGGCGGCACGGACACGCCGCGCGCGCGCAGCGACGCTCCCGGGCGCACCCAACACATCCCGAACTACGCGGGCCCAGGCGTCGGCCGGCGCGCTCGCCTCCCGATCTTCGTGGCGATAACGCTGAGCCTCACCGGCCTCGCCGTCTTGTCGACTAATTATTGGACATCCCGCGCCCATCAGAATGCCCATGCCAGCGCGGTCGCGGATCTGCCGGCCCGCGTGCTGGTGGAGGGGGGCGCGTATAAGCGTGGGCTCGACGAGGGCGTGCGCTCGTTTATCATGCAGATATGCGACCGCACCGATAATGAGCCCGACGTGAATTGTAAGCATAACCGGCTATTTGAGGGGGAGTACCCGCAGGAGTCCGTCAGCGTGTCGAGCTTTGAGATCGACGCCGGTGAGGTCACCGTTGGGGCCTATCAGGACTGTGTGGACGCCGGGAAGTGCGCCGCGGTTAAATATAAATCCTGCCAGGTCTGGACCCACCAGGGGCTGCAGACCGCGCTGCGGGTGCCGCGCGATCTGCAGAAGCCCGAGGCCGCCCAGACCTGCGTTAGCCAGGCCCAGGCGCGCGACTTTTGCGCGCACGCCGGCGGCGCCCTCCCCAGCGCCGACCAGTGGGAGAAGGCCGCGCGCGGCACCGACGCGCGCCTGTTCCCCTGGGGTAATAGCTGGTCGGTGGCGCGGGCCAATTGGGCCGAAATGGACCTTGTGCGCACCCCGATCGTCGGGCAACTCGACGGTTTCGAGCGCGTGGCGCCTCCCGGGCATTTTCCCGAGGGAAAAAGCCCCGCCGGCGCCTATGATATGGCGGGAAACGCCGCCGAATGGGTTGAGAGCAAAGAGGGCGAGGACGCGAGCGCCCGCGGGGGCTCCTGGACCAGCCGCCCCTTCGACCTGCGGGTGACACATCGGCTCAAACTCGAGCCCGACACCGCGCGCACCGACGTCGGCTTTCGCTGCGTCTATCAACCCTGA
- a CDS encoding HPP family protein, with the protein MKIEAIMTPNPERVRTTDTVSDAVNKLFELDVRHLPVVNTSEEVVGMLSDRDLRSHILNGRMQYEAPDEVSEEDNVAVSTIMQGDVISLGTDASINDAIELMIEQKIGAIPVVNPLDGTLVGIVSYIDVLRFAAEEL; encoded by the coding sequence GTGAAAATCGAAGCCATCATGACGCCGAATCCCGAACGCGTTCGCACCACCGACACCGTCTCGGATGCGGTCAATAAACTCTTCGAGCTCGACGTGCGCCATCTTCCGGTGGTCAACACCAGTGAAGAAGTCGTCGGCATGCTCAGCGACCGCGACCTTCGCTCGCATATCCTCAACGGGCGCATGCAATACGAGGCGCCCGACGAGGTGTCCGAGGAGGATAATGTCGCGGTGAGCACGATTATGCAGGGCGACGTGATCTCGTTGGGCACCGACGCGAGTATCAACGATGCGATCGAGCTGATGATCGAGCAGAAGATCGGCGCGATCCCGGTCGTCAACCCCCTCGACGGCACCCTGGTGGGCATCGTCAGTTATATCGACGTACTGCGTTTTGCGGCCGAAGAACTTTAA
- the dtd gene encoding D-aminoacyl-tRNA deacylase codes for MRVLLQRVSRACVRVEQEVVGEIGQGLLILLGAGEGDEPEDLDYVLSKSLNLRIFADDNGKMNRSVLDIGGEVLVVSQFTLYAQTRRGRRPSFVDALEPGAAEQYYEQFVARVRDELGHVECGRFGADMDVELVNDGPVTIWIDSADR; via the coding sequence ATGCGTGTTCTATTACAGCGAGTCTCCCGGGCGTGTGTTCGGGTCGAGCAAGAAGTCGTCGGTGAGATCGGGCAGGGTTTGCTGATCCTTTTGGGCGCGGGCGAGGGCGATGAGCCCGAGGATCTCGACTATGTGCTGTCGAAATCGCTGAATCTGCGTATCTTTGCCGATGACAACGGCAAGATGAACCGTTCGGTGCTCGATATCGGCGGCGAGGTCTTGGTGGTGAGCCAATTTACGCTCTATGCGCAGACCCGCCGCGGTCGGCGCCCGAGTTTCGTCGACGCGCTGGAGCCCGGGGCCGCCGAGCAATATTATGAGCAGTTCGTGGCGCGGGTGCGCGATGAGCTCGGCCACGTTGAGTGCGGCCGATTCGGCGCCGATATGGACGTCGAGTTGGTAAATGACGGGCCGGTGACCATCTGGATCGACAGCGCCGACCGTTGA
- a CDS encoding histidine triad nucleotide-binding protein — protein sequence MAADDIFCKIVAAELPSTKVYEDDDVLAFRDLHPAAPTHILVIPKEHLTSLWEAKEDQAQLLGTLMLRARDVAREQGLEEDGFRLVINNGAGAGQTVFHLHLHIIGGRSLAWPPG from the coding sequence ATGGCTGCAGATGATATTTTTTGCAAAATCGTCGCTGCCGAACTCCCCTCGACCAAGGTCTATGAGGACGACGATGTGCTCGCGTTCCGCGACCTGCACCCGGCGGCGCCGACCCATATTCTTGTGATCCCCAAAGAGCATCTGACGAGCCTGTGGGAGGCCAAAGAAGATCAGGCCCAGCTGCTGGGGACGCTGATGCTGCGCGCCCGTGACGTGGCGCGCGAGCAGGGGTTAGAGGAAGACGGGTTCCGCCTGGTCATCAACAACGGCGCCGGCGCAGGCCAGACGGTCTTCCATCTTCACCTGCATATCATCGGCGGCCGCTCGCTGGCGTGGCCTCCGGGCTGA
- a CDS encoding GumC family protein, which produces MSESNNFNELRAPLPQENTEDLGELLTHYWRLLKRYYWVILLACALGLVGAFFITKEMKPVYQAQSQIIFHQSQSNLFGKQIEKVELLNPGDRWQFEQFWNTQREVLRSRWFGGRVVKKLGLIDDYEFLPKPAPELEQRTPEQREKIVIAKLLGSYQVSLAPDSRVANVVAKSNDAELSAKIADAVAETYVEYTQDFQSGGLEEIVTWFDSYVASKKSELEESQTKLQRFKRDHNILSLSYENRQNLTANNMATVNEQLMEVRGKLSAESALLSQIREMEKADKRKSAGGGAENAQDDIDQARVKKRAIADLIDNTSLKEAFGQEALLEQELADLRTRYLGDHPRVQAAQGRLDVVRKNIREEISRVHIGVANRVSVLEKNRANLEQQLEQLKNEVFALNELGVEYSQHMDRAENLKKLYNTVLMRSAEMDLSSLYKGDTIQVLEKAEIPAGPVSPRLPLNLAVGLLIGIALGSATIVLIDALDTTIKSDADVSNYSDKPLLALLPQIDASALKSLEVIGETAADTITFTAPKSSFAEGIRTLRTNLMFMAPDNPPKLLLVTSPGPGEGKTMTSVNMAIAMAQSGQRTLIIDADMRRPRLHKALGIENKNHGLSSIILGNEELDNVVQPTRVENLSVLACGQIPPNPSELLHSERFAQLVEEVREKYDRVIFDSPPLGAVSDALVLSHSVDGALLILSFGNTQKEMLRRSVDQLMSIGGPLMGFVLNEIRADASGYAYQYYYRYSYDNRGDADGDKPRMVG; this is translated from the coding sequence ATGTCAGAATCAAATAATTTCAATGAGTTAAGGGCTCCCCTGCCCCAAGAGAATACCGAAGACCTGGGGGAGTTGTTGACCCATTATTGGCGCCTTCTAAAGCGCTATTATTGGGTAATCCTGCTCGCCTGCGCGCTGGGTTTGGTGGGGGCATTCTTCATCACCAAAGAGATGAAGCCCGTCTACCAGGCGCAGAGCCAGATTATCTTCCACCAATCTCAGTCCAATCTTTTCGGTAAGCAGATCGAGAAGGTCGAATTGTTGAACCCCGGCGACCGCTGGCAGTTCGAGCAATTCTGGAATACCCAGCGCGAAGTGCTGCGCTCGCGCTGGTTTGGCGGGCGGGTGGTCAAGAAGCTCGGGTTGATTGACGACTATGAGTTTTTGCCCAAGCCGGCGCCCGAGCTCGAGCAGCGCACGCCTGAGCAGCGCGAGAAGATCGTCATCGCCAAATTGCTGGGCTCCTATCAGGTGTCCCTGGCCCCCGATAGCCGGGTCGCCAACGTGGTCGCCAAGTCGAACGACGCCGAGCTGTCGGCCAAGATCGCCGACGCCGTCGCCGAGACCTATGTCGAGTATACCCAGGACTTCCAGTCCGGCGGCCTCGAAGAGATCGTGACCTGGTTCGACTCCTATGTCGCCAGCAAGAAGAGCGAGCTTGAGGAGTCCCAGACGAAGCTGCAGCGCTTCAAGCGCGACCATAATATTTTGTCGCTCTCCTATGAGAACCGCCAGAACCTCACCGCCAATAATATGGCCACCGTCAACGAGCAGTTGATGGAGGTGCGCGGAAAGCTGTCGGCCGAGAGCGCGCTGCTGAGCCAGATCCGCGAGATGGAGAAGGCCGATAAGCGCAAGTCGGCCGGCGGCGGCGCCGAGAATGCTCAGGATGATATCGACCAGGCGCGGGTGAAAAAGCGCGCCATCGCCGATCTGATCGACAATACTTCTCTCAAAGAGGCGTTCGGCCAGGAGGCCTTGCTTGAGCAAGAGCTCGCCGACCTTCGCACCCGCTACCTCGGCGATCATCCGCGCGTGCAGGCCGCCCAGGGGCGCCTGGACGTGGTGCGCAAGAATATCCGCGAAGAGATCAGCCGCGTGCATATCGGCGTGGCGAACCGCGTGTCGGTGCTCGAGAAGAATCGCGCCAACCTGGAGCAACAGCTCGAACAGCTCAAAAACGAGGTCTTCGCCCTCAACGAGCTCGGCGTCGAGTATAGCCAGCATATGGACCGCGCCGAGAACCTCAAAAAACTCTATAATACGGTGCTGATGCGCTCGGCCGAGATGGACCTGAGCTCGCTCTATAAGGGCGACACGATTCAGGTGCTGGAGAAGGCCGAAATCCCGGCCGGCCCGGTCAGCCCGCGCCTGCCGCTGAACCTCGCCGTGGGTCTGCTCATTGGCATCGCGCTGGGCAGCGCGACCATCGTGCTGATCGACGCGCTCGACACGACCATTAAGAGCGATGCTGATGTGTCGAATTACTCCGACAAGCCGCTGCTCGCGCTGCTGCCCCAGATCGACGCCTCCGCGCTGAAGTCGCTGGAGGTCATCGGCGAGACCGCTGCCGACACCATCACGTTCACGGCGCCCAAGAGCAGCTTTGCGGAGGGCATCCGCACGCTGCGCACCAACCTGATGTTTATGGCGCCGGATAACCCGCCGAAGCTGCTGCTGGTGACCAGCCCGGGCCCCGGCGAGGGCAAGACGATGACCTCGGTCAATATGGCGATTGCGATGGCGCAATCCGGCCAGCGCACCCTGATCATCGACGCCGATATGCGCCGCCCGCGCCTTCACAAGGCGCTGGGCATCGAGAATAAAAACCACGGACTCTCCTCGATTATTTTGGGCAATGAGGAGCTCGACAACGTCGTGCAGCCCACGCGCGTCGAGAACCTCAGCGTGCTGGCCTGCGGGCAGATTCCGCCGAACCCCTCTGAGCTGCTGCACTCCGAGCGCTTCGCGCAATTGGTCGAAGAAGTTCGCGAGAAATACGACCGCGTCATCTTCGACTCCCCGCCGCTCGGGGCGGTCTCCGACGCGCTGGTGCTCAGCCATTCGGTCGACGGCGCGCTGCTCATCTTGAGCTTCGGCAACACCCAGAAAGAGATGCTGCGCCGCTCGGTCGACCAGCTTATGAGCATCGGCGGCCCGCTGATGGGCTTCGTGCTCAACGAGATTCGCGCCGACGCCTCGGGGTATGCGTACCAGTATTATTATCGCTATTCGTACGATAATCGCGGCGACGCCGACGGCGACAAGCCGCGCATGGTGGGCTGA
- a CDS encoding DUF6607 family protein — protein sequence MAAADFKTDDSAQQDRKSLERDLIKSMAGCYTVDFQFAETFAPRGDYAFRERYHESAREYVFVLEETDDMVSLQHLLRVGNPKFDGVPGKTTMIKHWRQDWVFENREFMSYVKDFEWEKLHLPEEVVRGIWTQKVYQVDDAPRYEALGRWVHQQGRHYWDGMTDAPLPRRDRTTRDDYNVLKRDCRVEVFADGSWEIDQDNRKIQRDDAGRDQLICMEKGLETFTPTDFERAPFDRWWKTQDKFWADVRACWAEARDARERLKFALIVDETLMYDAFFALAQRFSVADAYDREAALAGIRGILGRHLVD from the coding sequence ATGGCAGCAGCAGATTTCAAAACAGATGATTCAGCCCAGCAAGATCGAAAGTCGCTCGAAAGAGACCTGATTAAGTCGATGGCGGGATGCTATACGGTGGACTTTCAATTCGCCGAGACCTTCGCCCCCCGCGGTGATTACGCGTTCCGTGAGCGCTACCATGAGAGCGCGCGTGAGTATGTCTTTGTGCTCGAAGAGACCGACGATATGGTGTCGCTGCAGCATCTTCTGCGCGTGGGCAACCCGAAATTTGACGGCGTGCCCGGCAAGACCACGATGATCAAGCATTGGCGCCAGGACTGGGTCTTTGAGAACCGTGAGTTCATGTCCTACGTCAAGGATTTTGAGTGGGAAAAGCTCCACCTGCCCGAAGAGGTCGTGCGGGGAATTTGGACACAGAAGGTCTATCAGGTCGACGACGCGCCGCGCTATGAGGCGCTGGGGCGCTGGGTGCACCAGCAGGGGCGCCACTATTGGGACGGCATGACGGACGCGCCCCTGCCGCGGCGAGACCGCACCACCCGCGACGACTATAATGTGCTCAAGCGCGACTGCCGCGTCGAGGTCTTCGCCGACGGGAGTTGGGAGATCGACCAGGATAACCGAAAGATCCAGCGAGACGACGCCGGCCGCGACCAGTTGATCTGCATGGAGAAGGGGTTGGAGACCTTCACCCCGACCGACTTCGAGCGCGCCCCATTCGACCGGTGGTGGAAAACGCAGGACAAATTTTGGGCGGACGTGCGCGCGTGCTGGGCCGAAGCGCGTGACGCGCGCGAGCGGCTTAAGTTTGCGCTCATCGTCGACGAGACCCTGATGTACGACGCGTTTTTTGCGTTGGCGCAGCGATTTAGCGTGGCCGACGCGTACGACCGCGAGGCGGCGCTGGCAGGGATTCGCGGAATTCTGGGCCGACACCTCGTCGACTGA